AAAGAAACAGGCAGACAGTCTGGACCTTTTAAAATGGAAAACGGAAGCGGTGCTTGATCAATATGTTCAAGAGCTAGCCAGCTTCTTAATCCCCTTCCCCAAGCTGACCGAACAGCAAGTGAAAAAGATGTTTCCTAAGGTAAAAAAGTTAAAGGTACCCAATTTATCAGATCTCGATTACGAAAAAATGACCTACCTAAGCTGGACGGATATTAGCTCAAATAAAAAGTTTATCATCTATGATCTTGATGAGAAGTTGATGGGGATCGAATGCAAATATTCTATTTCGAATAAGGATAATATCTGTTCGTTCTGTAATCGTTTTGGGAAGGTGGCTTTTATTACCACAGTAACCAAAGCGAAAAAGTCTAATAACCCGGATTACTATAAAGCTATTGGAAACTATATTTGCTTTGATAGTGCTGAATGTAATAAAAAAATCACTAGCGTTGACTATTTAATTTCGTTTTTAGAAGAGGCGCTTAGGAAGCATGCTTAAACACAAGAACCTTGCCAGTTAATTGGCAAGGTTCTTCTTTGTTATGTGAGGTTTTAAGGTGTCCTGGAGAAAAATTTGCTCATAAGACAGTAATCAACTTATACGACAGTAAATCACTCTTATCCAACAGTAACCTACACCTATACGACAGTAAATTACCTTCATACGACAGTTACACGCACCTATACGACAGTAAATTACCCTCATACGACAGTTACACGCACCTATACGACAGTAAATTACCTTCATACGACAGTTACACGCACCTATACGACAGTAAACCAATCCGAAGTACTCTGAACCTCCCTACTAGATCATCAAGATTTCCCTAATATCCTCTTCCGTAAGGTTAGCCATCACTTTTTCATCTGAATCAATTACTTCATCGATTAAATCTCTCTTCTTATCCTGCAGATCGTTCATTTTTTCCTCGATGGTGCCTCGGGCCACGAGTTTGATGACCTGAACGACATTTTGCTGCCCCATCCGATG
The window above is part of the Bacillus sp. SORGH_AS_0510 genome. Proteins encoded here:
- a CDS encoding FusB/FusC family EF-G-binding protein, whose protein sequence is MDEKFIKNDQYNFIKRQVALIKDSYRKNSDPNVIKAVRELSNAQILELFPQATKKQADSLDLLKWKTEAVLDQYVQELASFLIPFPKLTEQQVKKMFPKVKKLKVPNLSDLDYEKMTYLSWTDISSNKKFIIYDLDEKLMGIECKYSISNKDNICSFCNRFGKVAFITTVTKAKKSNNPDYYKAIGNYICFDSAECNKKITSVDYLISFLEEALRKHA